The nucleotide sequence TACCGCTGCCGACAGACATTAAGCGCTGGACGGTTTTGAAATCTCCGCACGTGAATAAGAATTCCGGCGAGCATTTCGATTTGCGCGTGCACAAACGGCTGATCGATATTATTGATCCGCCGGCCACCACTATCGACGCGCTGACCAAGCTGGATCTGCCGGCTGGCGTGGACATTGAGATCAAGAGCTAAAAGAGGATTGGAAGAGAGGATCGGACATGAAAAGTTTATTGGGCAGAAAGATCGGTATGACGCAAGTTTTCACTGACGACGGTCGGGCGCAGGCGATCACTGCGGTGGAATGCGGCCCGTGCGTGGTTTTGCAGGCCAAGAAAAAAACTGAAAAAGATAACTATTCGGCCTTGAAGCTGGGTTTTCTTGAGGCAAAAAAGGCCGACAAAGCGAAGCTGGGCGTGGCCAAAAAAATAGGCCTGGACAAAGCCAAAAAATACGTGCGAGAAGTGCGCGTGCCGGACACGCTGGATATTCCGGCGGGCAGCGTTTTAAATTGCGATATTTTCGCGGCTGGCGAAAAAATTTCGGTGACCGGCACGAGCATCGGCAAGGGCTTTCAGGGCGCGATCAAGCGGCATGGTTTTACGATCGGCCCGCGCAGTCATGGTTCGAAAAATAACCGCATCACCGGCTCGCAGCGTTTTATGGATCGCGGCGGACGTATTCCCTGCGGCGCTAAAATGCCTGGACAAATGGGCAATGCCCGTGTTACAATCCGCGGCCTCAAGGTCGTAGAGGTCTTGAGTGACAAAAACGTTATTCTTGTCAGCGGCGCTATACCGGGCCCGAAAAACGGGTTGGTTGTTGTAAGCAACCATCATGCCGAATACGACGCTGAGAAAATAGCTGCCAAAAAATAAGAGGTTTAAAAAATGGCGTCAGAGGTAAAAGTTTTTGATCTGGCCGGCAAGGCTGTTGGGTCATTAACGCTGAATGAAAAAATTTTCGGCGCGAAAGTAAACAAGGGTTTACTGCATCAGGCCGTGTTGAGTTATCTGGCGGTGGCGCGCGCCGGCACGCACAGTACCTTGACCAAATCCGAAGTGCGCGGCGGTGGCCGAAAGCCGATGGCGCAAAAAGGCACAGGCAATGCCAGACGCGGCTCCAGCCGTTCTCCGTTGATTCCAGGCGGCGGTGTGTCTATGGGCCCCAAGCCGCGCGATTATGCTTTTTTCTTGAACAAGAACATGAAAAAAGCGGCGTTGCGTTCGGCGCTGACGGACAAAAAAGATAACATGATCGTTTTGAAAAATCTGGACATCGCGCAGCCCAAGACCAAAGAGCTGAGCGCGGTTTTGCGGAATTTTAAAATAGAGACCAAGGCTCTGTTTGTTGATGAAGTGCTGACGGAAAACACGGCCAGAGCTGGCCGGAATATTCCGACGGTCAAAACTGAAAATGTCAAAAACATTTCGGTGTATACTTTGCTGAAGCACGACAAGTTTTTTGTAACTGAAGCGGCCGTGCGCAAGCTGGAGGAAATATTAGGATGAGTATTTACGAAACACTGGTCAAGCCGGTCGTGACGGAAAAAAGCAATGTCGAGCTGGGCAAAAACGTTTATACATTTATCGTAGACCGTGGCGCGACCAAAGTCGCTGTGCGTAGCGCGGTGGAAAAAATTTACGGCGTCAAAGTGGCTAAAGTAAACACGCAGATTATTTCCGGCAAAAAACGCCATTACGGCCGCATTGCCGGGCAGGAGTCGGACTGGAAAAAAGCGGTAGTGCGCCTCAAGGCCGGCCAAAAAATTGACGCGTTGTTAGGTTAGCGGGAGAGTAAGATGGGTGTTAGAAGAATAAAACCAATTTGCAATGCCAGCCGGAATACGATTCTGTATGATTTTGCGGAGCTCACGACTGACCGGCCGGAGAAAAGCCTGCTGGTTGTCGCAAAAAAAACTTCTGGCCGCAACAATCAGGGCAAGATCACCTGTCGGCACAAAGGCGGCGGTCATAAGAATTTTTTCCGCCGGATCGATTTCAAGCGCGAAAAAGACAATATTCCCGCCAAAGTTGTTTCTATAGAATACGATCCCAACCGCACCGCGCATATCGCGCTTTTGAGTTATGCCGATGGCGAAAAAAGATATATTTTGGCGCCACGCGGCTTGAAAGTGCACGACGCTGTCCTGTCCGGTCAGGGCGCGGATATTCACCCGGGCAATGCTTTACCGCTAGGGGCAATACCGGTCGGCACTATCGTGCACAATGTGGAGCTGACCGCGGGCAAGGGCGCGCAGCTGGCGCGTTCGGCTGGTGTTTCGATCCAGCTGATGGCCAAAGAGGGCGATTACGCGGTGCTACGTCTGCCGTCTTCGGAGCTGCGTCTGGTGCGGCAGGAATGTCGCGCGACTGTCGGCGTAGTCTCCAACGAGGATCATTTCAATATCAAGCTGGGCAAGGCCGGCCGCGCACGCTGGAAAGGCCTGCGTCCGGAAGTCCGTGGTTCGGTGATGAATCCGGTAGATCATCCGCACGGCGGCGGCGAAGGCCGCGCTCCGGTTGGCCATCCCGGGCCGATGACCCCCTGGGGCAAGCCGGCGCTGGGCAAAAAGACCCGCAAGCTGAAAAAACTTTCAACGAAATTGATCATTCGCCGGAAAAAGAAATAAGGAGAGGAAATGTCTAGATCGTCAAAAAAAGGGCCGTTTTGCGACGCGCATCTGCTGAAAAAAGTGCAGAAGCTGAACGAAGCCGGTGAAAAAAAACTGGTCAAAACCTGGTCGCGCCGCTCGGCGATTTTTCCGGATTTTGTCGGACATACGATCGCGGTGCACAATGGCAATAAGCATATCCCGATTTACGTCACAGAAAATATGGTCGGGCACAAGCTGGGCGAGTTCGCGCACACGCGCACTTTTAGAGCGCACGGCGGCACTCAGAAAAAAGAAGAAGGAGCCGCACGGTAATGGCTGAGAAAAAAGCAAAAAAAGAAGCGGCGAAAAAGACTTCGTCTGAAACAGCGACGCTGGAAAAAAAGCCAGCGGCGGACACGCCGCTTGAAAAAGCTGGTTTGGTTAAAGCGGAGGCTAAAATGGTGCGTATTTCGCCGCGCAAGGTAGACCGGATTTTGAAATTGATCCGCGGCCGAAATGTCGCTGCTGGTTTGACGACGTTGCAATTTTTGCCACATTCCGCCGCGCGTTATATTGAAAAAGTTTTAAAGTCGGCGATCGCCAATGCGGAGCATAACAATAAATTGGCGAAAGATAAATTGGTGATCGCGCAGGCGGTAGCTAATAGCGGAGCGCTATTGAAACGCTGGCGGGCCGGCGGCAAAGGCCGCGCCCAGCGGATCAAGAAATACACGTCGCATATCAGGATCGCCGTGCAGGAAGGGAGCAGATAATGGGCCATAAATCGGATCCGCGGTCGTTAAGGCTGGGCATCAATAAAGAATGGGATCGCGTTTGGTATGCGCCCAAGAAAGAATTTTCCGGCTTTTTTTTGGAAGACCAGAAGATCGAGGATTTTGTGCTGGTCAAGCTGAGCAAAGCCAGTGTTTCGCGTGTGTTGATCAAGCGCAAGGTCAATCAGATTACCGTGGATATTTTTGCGGCGCGGCCGGGTATGATTATCGGCAAAGGCGGCGCGGACGCGGAAGCTTTTAAGCAGCAGCTGCAAAAATTGACCGGCAAAAATGTGCAGCTTAATATCAACGAATCGCCCGGTGTGAACACCTGCGCGATTTTGCTGGCTGAAAATGTGGCGTCGCAGTTGGAGCGCCGCATCGCTTTTCGCCGCGCGATGAAACAGATCATCACCAAAGCGCTAAAATCCGGAGCGCAGGGCATCAAAGTTATGGTCTCCGGCCGTCTGGGTGGCGCGGAAATTGCCCGTACCGAATGGTACAGAGAAGGCCGCGTGCCGCTACACACTTTTCGCGCGGATGTAGACTACGCCGTGACCGAAGCGCAGACTACTTATGGCAAGATCGGCGTGAAAGTCTGGGTGTACAAGGGCGATATTTTGGATAAAAAAGACGTGAAACTGGATCTGAAACCCTCGGCTGTGGAGATAGAGGAGGAAAAAGAAAATGTTAATGCCTAAGCGCACGAAATACCGCAAACAGCAGCGCGGTAAAAATCGTGGCGTGGCTTCGCGCGGCACGAAAGTGTCTTTTGGCGAATACGGCTTGATGTCTTTGGATAACTGCGCTTTGACCAGCCGGCAGATCGAGGCGGCGCGCAAAGCGATCACGCATCATGTGCTCAAGGGCGGCAAGATCTGGATCCGCGTGTTCCCTGATCACGTGGTCACGCAGCGTCCGGCTGATTCGCGCATGGGCAAAGGCAAAGGCGCGCCGTCGCTGTGGGTGGCCAAAGTGCGTGCCGGCAGAGTGTTGTTTGAGGTGAGCGGCTTAGCTGGAGCGGCGGCGCAGAAAGCGTTACTGTCCGCCGGACATAAACTGCCCTGTCATGTAAGATTTGTGACGGCCGAGTAATTGAGGAGAAATAAATGCTGACCTGGGAAGAAATAAAAAAAATGGATAGAGCCGCGGTGGAAAAAGAAGTCGTGGAGCTGAAAAAAGAGTATTTTGAGAAAAAACAAAAATTGCTGCGCGGTGAGCAGAAAGACATTTCGGAATTTAAAAAACTGAAAAAAACCGTGGCGCGCCTGCTGACTTTTGCCGCGTCACTGCCGCCGGCGGAAAAAATAGAAAAGAAGGACAGAGACAGCAAAA is from Candidatus Margulisiibacteriota bacterium and encodes:
- the rpsJ gene encoding 30S ribosomal protein S10; translation: MAVKAKTKTTSNHTVRIKLRSFDHALLDQSSGRIVHTAQRSGAKVLGPIPLPTDIKRWTVLKSPHVNKNSGEHFDLRVHKRLIDIIDPPATTIDALTKLDLPAGVDIEIKS
- the rplC gene encoding 50S ribosomal protein L3; translation: MKSLLGRKIGMTQVFTDDGRAQAITAVECGPCVVLQAKKKTEKDNYSALKLGFLEAKKADKAKLGVAKKIGLDKAKKYVREVRVPDTLDIPAGSVLNCDIFAAGEKISVTGTSIGKGFQGAIKRHGFTIGPRSHGSKNNRITGSQRFMDRGGRIPCGAKMPGQMGNARVTIRGLKVVEVLSDKNVILVSGAIPGPKNGLVVVSNHHAEYDAEKIAAKK
- the rplD gene encoding 50S ribosomal protein L4; protein product: MASEVKVFDLAGKAVGSLTLNEKIFGAKVNKGLLHQAVLSYLAVARAGTHSTLTKSEVRGGGRKPMAQKGTGNARRGSSRSPLIPGGGVSMGPKPRDYAFFLNKNMKKAALRSALTDKKDNMIVLKNLDIAQPKTKELSAVLRNFKIETKALFVDEVLTENTARAGRNIPTVKTENVKNISVYTLLKHDKFFVTEAAVRKLEEILG
- the rplW gene encoding 50S ribosomal protein L23, which gives rise to MSIYETLVKPVVTEKSNVELGKNVYTFIVDRGATKVAVRSAVEKIYGVKVAKVNTQIISGKKRHYGRIAGQESDWKKAVVRLKAGQKIDALLG
- the rplB gene encoding 50S ribosomal protein L2; its protein translation is MGVRRIKPICNASRNTILYDFAELTTDRPEKSLLVVAKKTSGRNNQGKITCRHKGGGHKNFFRRIDFKREKDNIPAKVVSIEYDPNRTAHIALLSYADGEKRYILAPRGLKVHDAVLSGQGADIHPGNALPLGAIPVGTIVHNVELTAGKGAQLARSAGVSIQLMAKEGDYAVLRLPSSELRLVRQECRATVGVVSNEDHFNIKLGKAGRARWKGLRPEVRGSVMNPVDHPHGGGEGRAPVGHPGPMTPWGKPALGKKTRKLKKLSTKLIIRRKKK
- the rpsS gene encoding 30S ribosomal protein S19, which translates into the protein MSRSSKKGPFCDAHLLKKVQKLNEAGEKKLVKTWSRRSAIFPDFVGHTIAVHNGNKHIPIYVTENMVGHKLGEFAHTRTFRAHGGTQKKEEGAAR
- the rplV gene encoding 50S ribosomal protein L22, with the translated sequence MVRISPRKVDRILKLIRGRNVAAGLTTLQFLPHSAARYIEKVLKSAIANAEHNNKLAKDKLVIAQAVANSGALLKRWRAGGKGRAQRIKKYTSHIRIAVQEGSR
- the rpsC gene encoding 30S ribosomal protein S3, which gives rise to MGHKSDPRSLRLGINKEWDRVWYAPKKEFSGFFLEDQKIEDFVLVKLSKASVSRVLIKRKVNQITVDIFAARPGMIIGKGGADAEAFKQQLQKLTGKNVQLNINESPGVNTCAILLAENVASQLERRIAFRRAMKQIITKALKSGAQGIKVMVSGRLGGAEIARTEWYREGRVPLHTFRADVDYAVTEAQTTYGKIGVKVWVYKGDILDKKDVKLDLKPSAVEIEEEKENVNA
- the rplP gene encoding 50S ribosomal protein L16, which encodes MLMPKRTKYRKQQRGKNRGVASRGTKVSFGEYGLMSLDNCALTSRQIEAARKAITHHVLKGGKIWIRVFPDHVVTQRPADSRMGKGKGAPSLWVAKVRAGRVLFEVSGLAGAAAQKALLSAGHKLPCHVRFVTAE
- the rpmC gene encoding 50S ribosomal protein L29 yields the protein MLTWEEIKKMDRAAVEKEVVELKKEYFEKKQKLLRGEQKDISEFKKLKKTVARLLTFAASLPPAEKIEKKDRDSKKDDKAEKLEKKPKEKEPKKEIKETKKAEKKETKKPAKKEKRK